In the Solanum pennellii chromosome 5, SPENNV200 genome, one interval contains:
- the LOC107019176 gene encoding uncharacterized protein LOC107019176, whose amino-acid sequence MGLADTIQENNQASNQNRAKAMIFLRHHLDEGLKMEYLTVKDPLVLWNNLKDRYDHLKLVVLPQARYDWIHLRLQDFKSISEYNSSMFKIISQLKLCGENITDHDMLEKTFSTFPASSMLLQQQYREMGFKKYSELISHLLVAEQHNDLLMKNHESRPTGSMPFPEVNTANFHQSKREKGRGPSRGRGRGRGRNLNHGDRLALNNNIQHQQCKKKNEKHDVVQKKNSDNKCYRCGGKGHWSRTCRTPRHLVELYQASLKEVKNNAEANFITEDTVEPMHLDVADFFENPEGKIDHLIGDGSVII is encoded by the coding sequence ATGGGTCTAGCAGACACcatccaagaaaataatcaagcatCGAATCAAAACCGTGCTAAGGCGATGATATTTCTCCGTCATCACCTTGATGAGGGtttgaaaatggaatatctcaCTGTTAAGGATCCTCTGGTGTTGtggaacaatttaaaagatagataTGACCACCTGAAGTTGGTTGTCCTTCCACAGGCACGTTATGATTGGATCCACttgagacttcaagattttaaatctatcaGTGAGTATAACTCttctatgtttaaaattatctcacaattaaaattatgtggagaaaataTCACTGACCATGATATGCTGGAAAAAACGTTTTCCACTTTCCCTGCCTCGAGTATGCTTCTGCAGCAGCAATACCGAGAAATGGGATTTAAAAAGTATTCCGAATTAATCTCACATCTCCTTGTTGCTGAACAACATAATGATTTACTGATGAAAAACCATGAAAGTCGACCTACTGGTTCTATGCCATTTCCTGAAGTAAATACGGCAAATTTTCACCAATCTAAGCGTGAAAAAGGTCGTGGCCCCAGTCGTGGCCGTGGTCGTGGTCGAGGAAGAAATCTCAATCATGGTGATCGTCTTGCACTAAATAATAACATTCAACACCAGCAGtgtaaaaagaagaatgaaaaacatgacgtagtgcagaagaaaaattcagaCAACAAATGTTATCGATGTGGAGGAAAAGGACATTGGTCACGTACCTGTCGTACGCCAAGGCACCTGGTTGAGTTATATCAAGCTTCCCTGAAGGAGGTGAAAAATAACGCAGAAGCCAACTTTATCACGGAAGATACTGTTGAACCCATGCATCTAGATGTAGCGGATTTCTTTGAGAACCCCGAAGGAAAGATAGATCACCTGATAGGTGATGGGTCtgtgataatataa